The Gemmatimonadales bacterium genome includes the window CGAGCCGCGCGAAACCGACCACAATGTTGTCGGCGAAGCCGCGGTGCACCTCGAGGAAGTGGCCGTCGTCCACGACCCGGCGCACCACCTCGTGCATGTCGTACGGCGTGCTCGAGCTCGCCGGCACCAGGTCGAGTAACGCGTCGTCACGGCGGTCATCGGGGTCGGCCGTGACGCGGCGCGGCGGGTCGTCGACGTTGTTGAGCGGGAGAAAGCCGACCAGCTCGCGAATGGCGGCGAGGCACTCGGGCTCCGAGTCGCAGGTGAAGTGCGACACGCCCGAAGTGCCGCCGTGCACGTCGGCGCCCCCGAGTTGCTCGAAGGTGACCTCTTCGTGGGTGACCGTCTTCACCACGTTGGGGCCGGTCACGAACATGTAGCTCACGCCGCGCACCATGAAGATGAAGTCGGTGATGGCGGGGCTATACACGGCGCCGCCCGCGCAGGGGCCCAGGATGGCGCTGATCTGCGGCACCACGCCCGAGGCGAGCGTGTTGCGGAGGAAAATGTCGGCGTAGCCGCCGAGCGACGCCACGCCTTCCTGGATTCGGGCGCCGCCCGAATCATTGAGCCCGATGATCGGCGCGCCGTTTCGCACGGCGAGATCCATCACCTTGCAGATTTTTTCCGCGTGCGCCTCGGAGAGCGAGCCACCGAACACGGTGAAGTCCTGGGAGAACGCGTACACCAGCCTGCCATCGATGCGGCCGTAGCCGGTCACCACGCCGTCGCCCGGCACGAGCTGGTCGGCGAGTCCGAAATCCGTGGCGCGATGGGTGACGAACCGATCGAGCTCGACGAAGCTTCCCTCATCGAGCAGCAGGTCGAGCCGCTCGCGCGCGGTGAGCTTGCCCCGCGCGTGCTGGCGCGCGACGCGATCCGCGCCGCCGCCCTCTTGGGCGACCAATTGCCGCTGGTGGAGTTGGTCGAGGAGCTGTCGTGGATCGGGCATGAGCCAATAACATAGCGGCGCGGGGGACCGGCGGTAGGCCTGTGCGCGCGCGGCACGTGCGACCGCGCAATCACTGAGCGCGCGCTGCGAGGGCGCGGCTGCGAGGGCGCGGCTGCGCACGCGCGTTCGAAGGGGCCGCCCGGCCGAAAAATGATGCTGTCGCGCCGCGCGGCGGCGCTACCGTGAGAGGTCCGCCTTTCCGGAGCCCGCGTGACCGGTCCCCTGGTGCGGCACGAACGCGTGAACCTGCTCGCGCGCGGCGTGATTGACGCCGCGGTCGAGGTCCACCGCTGCCTCGGCCCCGGATTGCTCGAGGCGGCGTATGCCGAATGCCTGTGTCACGAGCTGCGCATGCGGGGTCTCGTATTCGATCGCGCACCTTCGCTCCCGCTCCGCTACAAGGGCCACCCGATCGTGTGCGAATGCCGGCACGACCTCGTGGTGGGCGGATGCGTCGTCGTGGAGGTCGAGGCCGGGCACACCGCGGTGCCGCTGCACGCGGCCCGCCTCGCGACTGGGCTCCGGCTCCGTGCACTGCCTCTCGGCCTCCTCATCAACTTCAACGTGCCGGACCTTCGCTCCGGCGTTCTGCGGCTCGCCGGGCCTGCCGCGTGCGTTGTCGGCAGCCGCGTCAGACTCCACTTGGCCGCGGCGGCGCGGGGTTCTGGCGCGGCGCGGGCGACGATATGATAGGGAACCGCGTCACGAAGGAGGCTCATGCATTCGCGGTTCACTGCTGTCGCCGCGGCGCTTATCGCCTCGGCGCTGGTCTCGTTTCGTTCGCTCGCAGCGCAACAGCCGGACACCGCCAGCGGTCTCTCGATCACGGCCAACGTGGGTCTGGTCGACGCAACCGGAAACACCGATCTCACCACCCTCAGCACCATCGAGCGCGCGGATCTCCGGCCGGCGGGCTCACCCTGGCAGCTCACGCAGACGTTCGAGTGGGTGTTTGGCAACGCGAACGGGCAGACCTCGGCGAATCTGCTCAACCTGGGCGGCCGGGCGGCGTACGGCATCTCGTCCCGCATCCAGGTGTTCGTCGGGGTCGCGTACGGACGCGACCGGTTCGGCGGCATCGCGCGGCAATTTGAGGAGCAGGCCGGCGTCACCCTTCTCGCGCTCGATACGCCGGTCAACCGCCTGCAGCTCGAGGCGGGTGGCGCTATCACGCGGCAGCGTACCACGCTCGGCATGGACGATAACTTCGTCGCCCTGCGCGCGGCCGGCGACTACGTCCACTATCTCGCAAAGTCGACCTACCTGGAGCAGAGCGTCGAGCTCCTGCCCGACGTCGACGACGCCGCGGACGTCCGCATCAACTCGACCAGCGCCCTGGTGGCGCCGCTCTCGCAGCGGTTCGCGCTCAAGGTGTCGTACGTAATCCGGTTCGACAACGTGCCGCCGCCCGGCTTCAAGAAGACCGACCGCGTGCTGACATCGGGATTGCAGGTCACCTGGTGAGCTGGACCCCAACTAAAGAAGCGGCAGCCGGATCTCCGGCTGCCGCTTTGCCGTTGGTGGTACACCCGATTGGCTACGCCGGCGGCACCGCCGACTCTTCGTACACCGGCCGCACCGGCGGAATGATCGGCTCGTCGGGGTAGTTGGTCACCATGAGCACGATCCGGTGGTGGATCGGATCCACCTCGAGGACCTTGAGGTCCACCGCCTGGCCCTCTTTCACCGCGTCGCCCGGATTCTCCAGGTTCGCAATGCCGAGCTGCGACATCGGAACGAAGCCCTCGATGTCGTTGCCGATATCCACGACCACGCCCTTGTCCATGAGGCGGAGCACGCGGCCCCGGAGCTCCATGTTGATCGGGTAGGTCTCCCCGATGCGGAGCCAGGGATCGTCCTGCGCCTGCTTCAATCCGAGCGAAATCCGCTTGTTCTCGGCGTCGATGTTGAGGATGACGACGTCGACCGAGTCGCCCTTCTTCACCACCTCGGAGGGGTGCTGCACCCGCTTGGTCCAGCTCATGTCCGAGATGTGGATCAGGCCATCGATGCCGGGCTCGATCTCGACGAACGCGCCGAAGCTCGTCAGGTTGCGCACTTTGCCCTGGAGCCGGGTGCCTACCGGGTACTTGAGGGGCAGCACCATCCACGGGTCCTGCTCGGTCTGCTTCATGCCGAGGGAAATTTTCTCCTCGGCCTCGTCGACCTTGAGCACCACGGCCTCGATGGTCTCGCCGATGGAGACGATCTTCGACGGATGGCGGACGTTGCGGGTCCAGCTCATCTCCGAGATGTGGACCAGCCCCTCGATGCCCGGCTCGATCTCGACGAACGCGCCGTAGTTGGTGATCGACACCACCTTGCCCTGCACCCGCGTCCCCACCGGGTACTTGGCCGCGACATCCTTCCAGGGATACTGCTGGAGCTGCTTCATGCCGAGGCTGATGCGCTCGCGCTGCCAATCGATGTCGAGGATCTTGACCTCGACCTCGCTGCCGATTTGAAGCATTTCGGTGGGGTGGGACACGCGGCCATACGACATGTCGGTGATGTGGAGCAACCCATCCACGCCGCCCAGGTCGATGAACGCGCCAAAGTCGGTGATGTTCTTGACGATGCCCTTCCGGATCTGGCCGACGGCCAGCTCCTTCATCAGGTGCTCGCGCTTGTGGGCGCGCTCGTTCTCCAGGATCACCCGGCGGCTCACCACGATATTCCGCCGCCGCTTGTTGAGCTTGATGATCTTGAACTCGTAGGTGTGACCGAGCAGCTCGTCGATGTTGGGCACGCGGCGAAGCGCGATCTGGCTGCCGGGGAGAAACGCGTCCACGCCCATGAGGTTCACCACGACGCCGCCCTTGATCTTCTTGATGAGCGTGCCCTCGACCGGCTGGTCGCTCTCGTGGGCGACGCGGATCTTCTCCCAGACCCGCATGAAGTCGGCCTTCTTCTTGGAGAGCACGACGGCGCCCTCCTGGTCTTCCAGGTGCTCGAGGAAGACCTCGACCTCTTCACCTTCCTTGGGCGGCTCCTTGAACTCGTCGAGGGCTACCGACCCCTCCGACTTGAACCCCACGTCGAGGATGACGGCGTTCTCGGTGACGCGAAGGACCTTCGACTTGACGATCTCCCCCTCGGCGATCTGCGACATGGTGCCCTCGTACATCGAGAGCATCTGTTCATAGTCCTGCTCGGAGTATTCCTCGTCGTAGAGATCGGGGCGAACGCGGAGGCCGGTTGGCAACGCGATCTGGGTGGGAGTGGTGTCGCGGGCCTGATCGAGCATAGGCAAGTCTGCTGGTCCTTTGAGATGCCGCGCCCAGGGTCGCGGGCTGGGGTCAAGTGCCGCCGCGGCAGAGGCGCCCCGGCGGAAGCCTGCAATGATAGCCGCAGACTCGCTCTGCCGCAAGGCTAAGTGGCCGTCAATCAGGACTTTGGATCGGAAAGGCCGAGTCTCGGGCGGGCCAATGCGACAATCAGGGCCACCTGCTCGCCGAAATCGAGGTTGGTGGTATCGACATCAACGGCGTCGGTGGCACGGCGGAGAGGGGCCACGGCGCGGGTGGAGTCCGCATGGTCGCGAGCGGAAAGGAGAGCCGCCTCGCGTTCCACGTAGCCCGCGCCGGCCGGCAGGCCGCGCTCGGTGAGACGGCGCCCGGCCCGGGCCCGGACCGTGGCCGTGAGATAGACTTTGAGCTCGGCGTCGGGAAAGACGACCGTGCCGATGTCCCGCCCGTCCACCACCACGTGCATGCCGGCGCGCACCATCGCGCGGAGCCGCGAGTTCACCCACTCCCTCACGACCGGCACGGCCGAGATGGCCGAGACGTGCGCCGTCACCTCGGGGCCGCGGATGGCGTCGTCTACAGGCTCGCCCTGAAGGTACGCGGCAAAGCCGTGGCCGTCCGGGTGGAGGCGAAGGCCCCATTCCTCGGCGGTGCGGAGGATCGTTTCAGGATCTACCGCTTCGAGCGGCGGGCCGCCCGCGCGGCCGACGTGTTCGGCCTCGCGAAGCGCGACCAGCGTCACGCCTCGATACAGCGCGCCCGAATCGAGGTGGGCAAACCCGAGCCTCTCGGCCACCGCGCGGGCCGTCGTGGACTTGCCCGACGCCGAGGGGCCGTCGATGGCGATGACGCTCCCGGTCACCTCGACTCCCGCCGGCGAATGCTCCGGAGTGTCTCGGGAAAGCCGGGGAAGCTCACGTCGGCACACGCCAGATCGTCGATCCTCACGCGGGAGCCGGGAAGCGTACCGAGCACGGCGAAGGCCATGGCGAGGCGATGGTCGCCTGCCGTGCGGACGGCGCCGCGGGGCGGTGCCATGCCACCCTCAACCACGAGATCGTCGCCGGCCGCCTCGGCCCGGGCGCCCACCGCGCGCAGATTGGCGGCAATGAGCCCAAGGCGATCGCTCTCCTTGACCCGCAGCTCGCCCACCTCATGAAAGGTCGTGCGGCCCACGGCGCGGGACGCGAGCACCGCCAGGAGCGGGATTTCGTCGATCAGCCCGGGAATCTCCCCCGCTCCGACGTCGGTGGCGCGGAGTGCCGCCGGGCCGGCTATGAGATCGCCCACAGGCTCGTCGAAGGGTTCGGTCACATCGCCGACGCGGACAGCCGCGCCCATGCGGTCGAGCACGCGCAGGTAGCCGGTGCGGGTCGGGTTCTGGCCCACTCCGGCAATCCGGAGCTCGCCAGCCTCGGCGAGAATGGCAGCACCCACCAGAAATGCGGCCGAGGAGGGATCGCCCGGCACTTGCATCTCGAAGGGTTCGATCCGGCCCGTGGGCGCGAACTCGATCCAGCCATCCGGCTCCGCGACGTGATACCCGAAGGCACGCAACAGGCGCTCGGTGTGATCGCGCGACCGGCCATGGGGCTCACGGAGCGCCACTTCGGCTCCGGCCGTGACACCGGCG containing:
- a CDS encoding acyl-CoA carboxylase subunit beta; protein product: MPDPRQLLDQLHQRQLVAQEGGGADRVARQHARGKLTARERLDLLLDEGSFVELDRFVTHRATDFGLADQLVPGDGVVTGYGRIDGRLVYAFSQDFTVFGGSLSEAHAEKICKVMDLAVRNGAPIIGLNDSGGARIQEGVASLGGYADIFLRNTLASGVVPQISAILGPCAGGAVYSPAITDFIFMVRGVSYMFVTGPNVVKTVTHEEVTFEQLGGADVHGGTSGVSHFTCDSEPECLAAIRELVGFLPLNNVDDPPRRVTADPDDRRDDALLDLVPASSSTPYDMHEVVRRVVDDGHFLEVHRGFADNIVVGFARLGGHPVGVVANQPAVLAGVLDISASGKAARFIRFCDCFNMPVLTFVDVPGFLPGVGQEHGGIIRHGAQLLYAYCEATVSKLTVITRKAYGGAYDVMSSKHIRGDVNLAWPTAEIAVMGAKGAVEILFKDEIAGAADPAAALASFTDDYTAKFATPYAAASRGYVDDVIDPRDTRPRLIDALRTLTTKRDRNPPKKHGNLPL
- a CDS encoding GxxExxY protein, which produces MTGPLVRHERVNLLARGVIDAAVEVHRCLGPGLLEAAYAECLCHELRMRGLVFDRAPSLPLRYKGHPIVCECRHDLVVGGCVVVEVEAGHTAVPLHAARLATGLRLRALPLGLLINFNVPDLRSGVLRLAGPAACVVGSRVRLHLAAAARGSGAARATI
- a CDS encoding DUF481 domain-containing protein, with translation MHSRFTAVAAALIASALVSFRSLAAQQPDTASGLSITANVGLVDATGNTDLTTLSTIERADLRPAGSPWQLTQTFEWVFGNANGQTSANLLNLGGRAAYGISSRIQVFVGVAYGRDRFGGIARQFEEQAGVTLLALDTPVNRLQLEAGGAITRQRTTLGMDDNFVALRAAGDYVHYLAKSTYLEQSVELLPDVDDAADVRINSTSALVAPLSQRFALKVSYVIRFDNVPPPGFKKTDRVLTSGLQVTW
- a CDS encoding 30S ribosomal protein S1 yields the protein MLDQARDTTPTQIALPTGLRVRPDLYDEEYSEQDYEQMLSMYEGTMSQIAEGEIVKSKVLRVTENAVILDVGFKSEGSVALDEFKEPPKEGEEVEVFLEHLEDQEGAVVLSKKKADFMRVWEKIRVAHESDQPVEGTLIKKIKGGVVVNLMGVDAFLPGSQIALRRVPNIDELLGHTYEFKIIKLNKRRRNIVVSRRVILENERAHKREHLMKELAVGQIRKGIVKNITDFGAFIDLGGVDGLLHITDMSYGRVSHPTEMLQIGSEVEVKILDIDWQRERISLGMKQLQQYPWKDVAAKYPVGTRVQGKVVSITNYGAFVEIEPGIEGLVHISEMSWTRNVRHPSKIVSIGETIEAVVLKVDEAEEKISLGMKQTEQDPWMVLPLKYPVGTRLQGKVRNLTSFGAFVEIEPGIDGLIHISDMSWTKRVQHPSEVVKKGDSVDVVILNIDAENKRISLGLKQAQDDPWLRIGETYPINMELRGRVLRLMDKGVVVDIGNDIEGFVPMSQLGIANLENPGDAVKEGQAVDLKVLEVDPIHHRIVLMVTNYPDEPIIPPVRPVYEESAVPPA
- the cmk gene encoding (d)CMP kinase, with translation MTGSVIAIDGPSASGKSTTARAVAERLGFAHLDSGALYRGVTLVALREAEHVGRAGGPPLEAVDPETILRTAEEWGLRLHPDGHGFAAYLQGEPVDDAIRGPEVTAHVSAISAVPVVREWVNSRLRAMVRAGMHVVVDGRDIGTVVFPDAELKVYLTATVRARAGRRLTERGLPAGAGYVEREAALLSARDHADSTRAVAPLRRATDAVDVDTTNLDFGEQVALIVALARPRLGLSDPKS
- the aroA gene encoding 3-phosphoshikimate 1-carboxyvinyltransferase; the protein is MIVGGTVHVPGDKSLTHRALLLAALARGASYVGGALTSLDARSTARVLRALGVDISPLRPGAVVRVRGHGRLHRATDPLDCGNSGTTTRLLLGILAAHRFATTLTGDASLRRRPMRRVTDPLGRMGAEFTELEGRDGLPLTVHGGPLAPLRYEMPVSSAQIKSALLLAGVTAGAEVALREPHGRSRDHTERLLRAFGYHVAEPDGWIEFAPTGRIEPFEMQVPGDPSSAAFLVGAAILAEAGELRIAGVGQNPTRTGYLRVLDRMGAAVRVGDVTEPFDEPVGDLIAGPAALRATDVGAGEIPGLIDEIPLLAVLASRAVGRTTFHEVGELRVKESDRLGLIAANLRAVGARAEAAGDDLVVEGGMAPPRGAVRTAGDHRLAMAFAVLGTLPGSRVRIDDLACADVSFPGFPETLRSIRRRESR